CTCAACGCGACCGGCGTGCGCTTCGCCTTGATCGGGGGTGTAGCCGTCGGCATTCATTCCGGTGCACCGCGGGCGACGGCCGACGTCGACCTCGCCGTGCTGTCGGTCGTAGATCGTGCCGTCGTTCGCACGACGCTCGAACGGGCTGGCTTTCATCTCACTGGTGAGTTCGCGCATTCCATGAACTTCCGACACCTCAGCGGCGAGCCGGTCCAGCTTGCAATCGACCCCGGCTTCGACGCGATGATCGACCGTGCCGAGCCCTTCGCCGTTGGTGCGGACGATGTTCCGCTCGTATCT
This genomic window from Deltaproteobacteria bacterium contains:
- a CDS encoding nucleotidyl transferase AbiEii/AbiGii toxin family protein is translated as MQTTGDKIGALTDAARALNATGVRFALIGGVAVGIHSGAPRATADVDLAVLSVVDRAVVRTTLERAGFHLTGEFAHSMNFRHLSGEPVQLAIDPGFDAMIDRAEPFAVGADDVPLVSRDDLIAMKERAASDPQRRKSKRFRDQADVELLRGDVPDPDEGW